One genomic segment of Phyllopteryx taeniolatus isolate TA_2022b chromosome 12, UOR_Ptae_1.2, whole genome shotgun sequence includes these proteins:
- the LOC133486535 gene encoding gap junction gamma-1 protein-like, whose amino-acid sequence MSWSFLTRLLDEISNHSTFVGKIWLTLLIVFRIVLTAVGGESIYYDEQSKFVCNTQQPGCENVCYDAFAPLSHIRFWVFQVIMITTPTVMYLGFAMHKIARMEDVDYRPRARKRMPIVSRGANRDYEEAEDNGEEDPMILEEIEPEKDKEVEEKPSKKHDGRRRIKRDGLMKVYVFQLLSRAIFEVSFLFGQYVLYGLEVLPSYVCTRSPCPHTVDCYVSRPTEKTIFLLIMYAVSALCLLFTLLEILHLGISGIRDCFCGPRTRPPTPRHSALASQRSSISRQPSAPPGYHTALKKDPSGKLAFRDNLADSGRESFGDEASSRELERLRRHLKLAQQHLDMAYHNEELSPSRSSSPESNGTAAEQNRLNFAQEKQTSTSDKGMRA is encoded by the exons ATGAGCTGGAGTTTCCTCACGCGTCTCTTGGATGAGATCTCCAATCACTCCACATTCGTGGGCAAGATCTGGCTGACGCTACTGATTGTGTTCCGCATTGTGCTGACAGCGGTTGGCGGCGAGTCAATCTACTACGACGAGCagagcaaatttgtctgcaACACGCAGCAGCCTGGGTGCGAGAATGTGTGCTACGACGCCTTTGCGCCGCTCTCGCACATCCGCTTCTGGGTCTTCCAGGTGATCATGATCACCACACCCACCGTCATGTACCTGGGCTTCGCCATGCACAAGATCGCCCGCATGGAGGACGTGGATTACAGGCCGCGGGCCCGCAAGCGCATGCCCATCGTGAGCCGCGGTGCCAACCGCGACTACGAGGAGGCCGAGGACAACGGCGAGGAGGACCCTATGATTCTGGAGGAGATAGAGCCGGAGAAGGACAAAGAAGTAGAGGAGAAGCCGAGTAAAAAACACGACGGGCGGCGCCGTATCAAGAGGGACGGCCTCATGAAGGTGTATGTCTTCCAGCTACTGTCGCGAGCCATCTTCGAGGTGTCGTTCCTGTTCGGGCAGTACGTGCTGTACGGCCTGGAGGTGTTGCCGTCCTACGTTTGCACCCGGTCCCCTTGTCCACACACGGTGGACTGTTATGTCTCACGTCCCACCGAGAAAACCATCTTCCTCCTAATAATGTATGCAGTCAGTGCTTTGTGCCTGCTATTCACTCTCCTGGAAATCCTTCATCTTGGCATCAGTGGCATCCGCGATTGCTTCTGCGGACCCCGGACACGCCCCCCAACTCCCCGACACTCGGCGCTGGCTAGCCAGAGATCCTCCATCTCCCGACAGCCTTCGGCGCCTCCGGGCTACCACACGGCCCTCAAGAAGGACCCCTCGGGGAAACTGGCCTTCCGGGATAACCTGGCTGACTCGGGCCGCGAGTCATTTGGTGACGAGGCTTCCTCGCGGGAGCTGGAGAGGCTGCGAAGGCACCTGAAGCTGGCCCAGCAGCATCTGGACATGGCCTACCACAACGAGGAGCTCAGCCCGTCTCGCAGCAGCAGCCCCGAGTCCAACGGAACTGCGGCCGAGCAGAACAGACTCAACTTTGCCCAGGAGAAGCAGACCAGCACGTCTGACAAAG GTATGCGTGCATAG